Proteins co-encoded in one Streptomyces sp. JH34 genomic window:
- a CDS encoding ATP-dependent DNA helicase, with product MSSRITDPEQLKELLGIPFTPEQTACITAPPAPQVIVAGAGSGKTTVMAARVVWLVGTGQVAPEQVLGLTFTNKAAGELAERVRKALVAAGVTDPDVIDPDHPPGEPSISTYHAFAGRLLTDHGLRIGLEPTTRLLADATRYQLAARVLREAPGPYPALTRSFPTLVSDLLALDAELAEHLVRPQELLEYDTELLRELETARLTNAELRRIPETAEARRELLGLTRSYRAAKRSRDLLDFGDQIALSAELALTRPEVGAVLRDEFRVVLLDEYQDTSVAQRLLLAALFGGGGGDGTAGHAVTAVGDPCQAIYGWRGASVANLDDFPQHFPHADGTPATRYSLSENRRSGGRLLHLANGLAEPLRAMHEGVEALRPAPGAERDGTVRCALLATHAEEIEWLGDSLAHLVRTGTAPGEIAVLCRTAGDFPRIQAALVARDIPVEVVGLSGLLHLPEVADLVAVCEVLQDPGANASLVRLLTGPRWRIGPRDLALLGRRARLLVHRSAPEDDDADPERRLAEAVEGTDPAEVISLADALDTFLEAGGSEDDRLPFSEEARVRFARLATELRDLRRSLADPLMDVLHRVLATTGLEVELSASPHALAARRRETLANFLDVAAGFAAVDGAATLLAFLGFLRTAAQYEKGLDNALPGGENTVKVLTAHKSKGLEWDVVAVPGLVGGQFPSTRSRDAWTSQSQVLPHALRGDAPTLPSLDAFDAKGLKAFKEEMKEHQHTEELRLGYVTFTRPRSLLLGSGHWWGPSQKKPRGPSVFLDALYEHCAAGHGEIEVWADEPGEDEENPELRDKDADQAWPLPLDDTAMARRRAARDTVLAHLEALAAAPVPDMVPGAYGETAPGGHPGRAQEPPYDDEPPFEDDEPLHEDDEPPYDDADAPYDDPFPDGEEDPGSAGPPPDAPAPRVPAARTPADEGLTPEESRTLASWDRDLDALAGELRRARAAVRDVVVPATLSATQLLHLADDPEGFARELARPMPRPPQPAARRGTRFHAWVESRFEELPLPMLGPDELPGGDGNDAEIADERDLAELKEAFERSAYARRTPYRVETPFQITLGGRVIRGRIDAVYRTGDTYEIVDWKTTRHRTADPLQLAVYRLAWAELHGLPLEAVTAVFLYVRTGETSRPTGLPGREELEKLLLDEPPPQGR from the coding sequence GGCACCGGACAGGTCGCGCCCGAACAGGTCCTCGGCCTGACCTTCACCAACAAGGCCGCCGGTGAGCTCGCCGAGCGGGTCCGCAAGGCACTCGTCGCCGCCGGGGTCACCGACCCCGACGTCATCGACCCGGACCACCCCCCGGGCGAGCCCAGCATCTCCACCTACCACGCCTTCGCCGGCCGGCTCCTCACCGACCACGGCCTGCGGATCGGCCTCGAACCCACCACCCGTCTCCTGGCGGACGCCACCCGCTACCAGCTCGCGGCCCGGGTGCTGCGGGAGGCGCCCGGCCCCTACCCGGCGCTGACCCGGTCCTTCCCCACCCTCGTGAGCGATCTGCTCGCCCTGGACGCCGAGCTCGCCGAGCACCTCGTACGCCCCCAGGAGCTCCTGGAGTACGACACGGAACTCCTGCGGGAACTGGAGACGGCCAGGCTCACCAACGCCGAGCTGCGCAGGATCCCCGAGACGGCCGAGGCACGCCGTGAGCTCCTCGGGCTGACCCGGAGCTACCGGGCGGCCAAGCGCAGCCGTGACCTCCTCGACTTCGGCGACCAGATCGCGCTCTCCGCCGAGCTCGCCCTGACCCGGCCCGAGGTCGGCGCCGTCCTGCGCGACGAATTCCGGGTCGTCCTGCTCGACGAGTACCAGGACACCTCCGTCGCCCAGCGGCTGCTCCTGGCCGCACTCTTCGGCGGAGGGGGCGGAGACGGCACGGCCGGTCACGCCGTCACCGCCGTCGGCGACCCCTGCCAGGCGATCTACGGATGGCGCGGCGCGTCCGTGGCCAACCTCGACGACTTCCCGCAGCACTTCCCGCACGCCGACGGCACCCCCGCCACCCGCTACTCGCTCAGCGAGAACCGCCGCAGCGGAGGCCGCCTCCTGCACCTCGCGAACGGCCTCGCCGAACCCCTGCGCGCCATGCACGAGGGAGTCGAGGCACTGCGCCCCGCACCCGGAGCCGAGAGGGACGGCACGGTCCGGTGCGCCCTCCTGGCCACCCACGCCGAGGAGATCGAGTGGCTCGGCGACTCGCTCGCCCATCTCGTACGGACCGGGACGGCACCCGGGGAGATCGCCGTCCTGTGCCGGACCGCCGGGGACTTCCCCCGCATCCAGGCCGCCCTGGTCGCCCGCGACATCCCGGTCGAGGTCGTCGGCCTCTCCGGACTGCTGCACCTCCCCGAGGTCGCCGACCTCGTCGCCGTCTGCGAGGTGCTGCAGGACCCCGGAGCCAACGCCTCCCTGGTCCGGCTGCTGACCGGACCACGCTGGCGCATCGGACCACGCGACCTCGCCCTCCTGGGGCGCCGCGCCCGCCTCCTCGTCCACCGCTCCGCCCCGGAGGACGACGACGCCGATCCGGAGCGGCGCCTGGCGGAGGCCGTCGAGGGAACCGACCCGGCCGAGGTGATCTCGCTCGCCGACGCCCTGGACACCTTCCTGGAGGCGGGCGGCTCCGAGGACGACCGGCTGCCGTTCTCCGAGGAGGCCCGCGTGCGCTTCGCCCGTCTCGCCACCGAACTCCGCGATCTGCGCCGTTCGCTGGCCGACCCCCTCATGGACGTACTGCACCGCGTCCTCGCGACCACCGGCCTGGAGGTGGAGCTCTCGGCGTCGCCGCACGCCCTGGCCGCGCGGCGACGTGAGACCCTCGCCAACTTCCTGGACGTCGCGGCGGGCTTCGCAGCGGTGGACGGGGCGGCGACCCTGCTCGCCTTCCTCGGCTTCCTGCGCACCGCCGCCCAGTACGAGAAGGGCCTCGACAACGCCCTGCCCGGCGGCGAGAACACCGTGAAGGTCCTCACCGCACACAAGTCCAAGGGTCTGGAGTGGGACGTCGTCGCCGTCCCCGGCCTCGTCGGCGGGCAGTTCCCCAGCACCCGGTCCCGGGACGCGTGGACCTCGCAGTCCCAGGTCCTCCCGCACGCCCTGCGCGGCGACGCGCCCACGCTGCCGTCCCTCGACGCCTTCGACGCCAAGGGACTCAAGGCGTTCAAGGAGGAGATGAAGGAGCATCAGCACACCGAGGAGCTCCGCCTCGGCTACGTCACCTTCACCCGCCCCCGCAGCCTGCTGCTCGGCTCCGGCCACTGGTGGGGCCCGTCCCAGAAGAAGCCCCGCGGCCCGTCCGTCTTCCTGGACGCGCTGTACGAGCACTGCGCGGCGGGACACGGCGAGATCGAGGTCTGGGCGGACGAACCCGGCGAGGACGAGGAGAACCCCGAGCTCCGGGACAAGGACGCCGACCAGGCCTGGCCGCTCCCGCTCGACGACACCGCCATGGCCCGCCGCAGGGCCGCCAGGGACACGGTGCTGGCACATCTGGAGGCCCTGGCGGCCGCGCCCGTGCCGGACATGGTGCCGGGAGCGTACGGGGAGACCGCGCCCGGCGGGCACCCCGGGCGCGCACAGGAGCCGCCCTACGACGACGAGCCGCCCTTCGAGGACGACGAGCCGCTTCACGAGGACGACGAGCCGCCGTACGACGACGCGGACGCCCCGTACGACGACCCGTTCCCGGACGGTGAGGAGGATCCGGGCAGCGCCGGCCCGCCCCCGGACGCCCCCGCACCGCGCGTCCCCGCCGCACGCACCCCTGCCGACGAGGGCCTCACCCCCGAGGAGTCCCGCACCCTCGCCTCCTGGGACCGCGACCTCGACGCCCTCGCCGGTGAGCTGCGCCGTGCCCGTGCGGCCGTGCGTGACGTCGTCGTACCCGCCACGCTCTCCGCCACCCAGCTCCTGCACCTCGCCGACGATCCGGAGGGCTTCGCGCGGGAGCTCGCCCGCCCCATGCCGCGCCCCCCGCAGCCCGCCGCGCGCCGGGGCACACGCTTCCACGCCTGGGTGGAGTCGCGGTTCGAGGAACTGCCGCTGCCCATGCTGGGCCCGGACGAACTCCCCGGGGGCGACGGGAACGACGCAGAGATCGCCGACGAACGGGACCTCGCCGAGCTCAAGGAAGCCTTCGAGCGCTCCGCGTACGCCCGGCGTACGCCCTACCGCGTCGAGACACCGTTCCAGATCACACTCGGCGGCCGGGTGATCCGCGGCCGGATCGACGCGGTGTACCGCACGGGTGACACGTACGAGATCGTCGACTGGAAGACCACCCGGCACCGCACGGCCGACCCCCTCCAGCTGGCCGTCTACCGGCTGGCCTGGGCGGAACTGCACGGGCTGCCACTGGAAGCGGTCACCGCGGTCTTCCTCTACGTGCGCACCGGGGAGACGTCCCGCCCCACCGGGCTGCCGGGCCGGGAGGAGCTGGAGAAGCTCCTGCTGGACGAGCCACCTCCGCAGGGCCGATAG